The following coding sequences are from one Triticum dicoccoides isolate Atlit2015 ecotype Zavitan chromosome 4A, WEW_v2.0, whole genome shotgun sequence window:
- the LOC119284502 gene encoding uncharacterized protein LOC119284502 encodes MRHTWTAGGVLCKSLMSVLSSANHEVRSGFEMRVAALLADITAASAARRAAIVSAGGGAVVDWLLDSIVRGATQAEAARALANLLADPWVAPAVLGRPRAVPSLLQFIFSYQPKRGKKNSRHSSFDVSDHSKGRSMLVAALMDIITSNCDNADYLSFRPLMPADADIRDIAAAIEVIEEGGMHFDDHEDDSSDDGDRGLKGIGIKVLGGTTILGFSRENSSLKIGNSGDDILEVAQNSKMDVAQNSSGLVNQEPPVDYVDIERLSSHATPGLWDDLQREHVAVPFATWALANWAIASDLNRTRIQELDSDGHAVTTALKAPERTVKWHGALVARALLEDQNLTLAPSVPDWSSSLLLTASQATENGDMSLAQMSLSTFLLSMIRCNESKFVIRQKGVHLLRSIAKKIEKENSQSGMKESLAVALSSLYSGEVPLSLEEAQRWSGILLRWLFDKSVSGTTHLTSVKILSSMLDDYGPSSVPISQGWLALVLSEILGDNKTQSLKGATPPEPERVKNQVDYHNAYTATQVLNQLATAVVKLASIQSDYGSESGDKVPLHDFLSLEPFATALKNLNKKSPPKFDAVDSALATLKGIKALAELCSEDVTCQKRIADLGVVSLLKHILVGDDYEKLAAIEAYDASRIREVQDKNVSASDGSSTAATADPRSVRVPPAAHIRRHAGRLLTILSLLPNSKKEIVSDDVWCKWLEECATGRIPCNDIKIKSYCRLTLLNVLCSENQNTRSVSGEYPESECEYKRKCPQFGDALFLLNPELPLEVHLGNSGCGISRDACKDDGCIEHSGSETGSVEGSGAASRRVSPEVDVVFVHGLRGGPFNSWRIADDKSSTTKAGLVESIDEDAGKEGTCWPRQWLSSDFPQARFFTVKYKTNLTQWTGASLSLQEVSSMLLRKLVAAGIGSRPVVFVTHSMGGLVVKQILHQAKLNNYDKFLNNTIGLVFYSCPHFGSKLADMPWRMGYVFRPAPSIGELRSGSPRLVELNDFVRQRHSKGLLDVLSFSESDVTPIVEGYGGWAFRAEIVPIESAYPGYGELVVLQNTDHINSCKPVNKNDPSYAETLAFLEKSLKSRGKRAES; translated from the exons ATGCGGCACACGTGGACGGCCGGCGGGGTGCTCTGCAAGTCGCTCATGTCCGTCCTGTCGTCCGCCAACCACGAGGTGCGCTCGGGGTTCGAGATGCGGGTCGCCGCGCTGCTCGCCGACATCACCGCTGCCAGCGCCGCTCGGCGTGCGGCCATCGTGTCAGCGGGCGGCGGCGCCGTGGTCGACTGGCTGCTCGACAGCATCGTGCGGGGCGCCACGCAGGCGGAGGCAGCGCGGGCGCTCGCGAACCTGCTGGCCGACCCGTGGGTCGCGCCTGCTGTGCTCGGCCGGCCACGGGCGGTGCCCTCCCTCCTTCAGTTTATCTTCTCCTACCAGCCCAAGCGCGGCAAAAAG AACTCTAGACACTCTTCGTTCGATGTATCAGATCACTCTAAAGGAAGGAGCATGCTTGTCGCTGCACTCATGGATATAATCACATCCAACTGTGATAATGCAGATTATTTGTCGTTTCGGCCTTTGATGCCTGCAGATGCTGATATAAGAGATATTGCAGCAGCTATCGAAGTCATTGAGGAAGGGGGGATGCATTTTGATGACCATGAGGATGATAGCAGTGATGATGGTGACAGGGGATTAAAAGGGATAGGGATTAAGGTACTTGGGGGGACTACTATATTGGGATTCTCTAGAGAAAATAGCTCACTAAAGATTGGCAACTCAGGTGATGATATTCTGGAAGTTGCACAAAATAGTAAAATGGATGTTGCCCAGAATAGTAGTGGACTGGTAAACCAAGAGCCTCCTGTTGATTATGTAGACATCGAGAGACTAAGTTCCCATGCTACcccaggcctttgggatgatttacaGAGGGAGCATGTAGCTGTACCTTTTGCTACCTGGGCTCTTGCTAATTGGGCTATAGCATCAGATCTGAACCGCACTCgtattcaagaacttgatagcgatGGGCATGCTGTGACAACTGCACTGAAAGCTCCTGAAAGAACTGTGAAGTGGCATGGAGCCTTGGTGGCCCGGGCTCTTTTGGAAGACCAGAACTTGACTTTGGCTCCTTCTGTCCCTGATTGGTCCTCAAGTCTTCTTTTAACAGCTTCTCAGGCTACTGAGAATGGAGACATGTCGTTGGCCCAAATGTCACTGTCAACTTTCCTGTTATCCATGATACGATGCAATGAGTCGAAGTTTGTGATAAGGCAGAAGGGTGTTCATCTTCTTCGTAGTattgcaaaaaaaatagaaaaagaaaatagTCAGAGTGGTATGAAGGAGTCATTAGCGGTTGCCCTGAGTTCGCTCTATTCTGGTGAAGTTCCTTTGTCACTTGAAGAAGCTCAAAGATGGTCTGGCATTCTTCTTCGTTGGCTCTTTGACAAATCTGTATCAGGCACAACACATCTTACATCTGTAAAAATCCTTTCATCTATGCTTGACGATTACGGGCCATCTTCCGTACCGATTTCTCAGGGATGGTTAGCTCTTgtgctttctgaaattcttggagACAACAAGACACAAAGTTTGAAAGGAGCCACCCCGCCTGAACCAGAACGAGTGAAG aATCAAGTTGATTATCATAATGCTTACACTGCCACACAGGTCTTGAATCAATTAGCTACAGCTGTTGTCAAATTAGCAAGCATTCAGTCGGACTATGGTTCTGAGTCTGGTGACAAAGTACCACTTCACGATTTTCTCTCTCTTGAACCATTTGCTACAGCTCTAAAGAACTTGAACAAAAAGAGCCCACCCAAGTTTGATGCTGTTGACTCAGCCTTAGCTACGCTTAAGGGAATAAAAGCACTAGCAGAGCTTTGTTCTGAGGATGTTACGTGCCAAAAGAGAATAGCTGATTTAGGAGTTGTTTCGTTATTGAAACACATCCTCGTCGGTGACGATTATGAGAAACTTGCTGCAATTGAAGCATATGATGCATCAAGAATACGAGAAGTGCAAGACAAGAATGTGTCTGCTTCTGATGGTTCTTCTACTGCTgctaccgctgatccccgtagtgtACGTGTTCCTCCAGCAGCACATATTCGAAGGCACGCCGGGCGGCTGCTTACCATTCTCTCCCTTCTACCCAACTCAAAGAAGGAAATTGTTTCTGATGATGTATGGTGCAAGTGGCTTGAAGAATGTGCAACTGGACGAATTCCTTGCAATGATATAAAGATAAAAAGTTACTGCAGACTAACTTTGTTAAATGTACTCTGCTCTGAGAATCAAAATACAAGAAGTGTTTCTGGTGAATATCCCGAATCAGAATGTGAGTATAAAAGAAAGTGTCCTCAGTTTGGAGATGCGCTGTTCTTGCTGAATCCAGAATTACCTCTTGAGGTTCATTTGGGCAACAGCGGTTGTGGGATTTCAAGAGATGCTTGTAAGGATGATGGGTGCATTGAACACAGTGGCTCTGAAACTGGAAGCGTAGAAGGTTCAGGTGCTGCATCAAGACGTGTCTCCCCTGAAGTTGATGTCGTGTTTGTCCATGGCCTTCGTGGTGGCCCATTCAACTCATGGAGGATAGCTGATGACAAGTCATCAACTACTAAAGCTGGTCTGGTGGAAAGTATAGATGAAGATGCTGGAAAAGAAGGTACTTGTTGGCCAAGACAATGGCTGTCATCAGATTTTCCTCAAGCTCGTTTCTTCACGGTCAAATACAAG ACAAATTTGACACAATGGACTGGAGCCAGCTTGTCCCTTCAG GAGGTGAGCTCTATGCTGCTGAGGAAGCTGGTGGCTGCTGGGATCGGTAGCCGACCTGTTGTGTTTGTGACTCATAG TATGGGTGGACTGGTGGTTAAGCAGATATTGCATCAAGCGAAGCTGAACAATTACGACAAGTTCCTGAATAATACAATTGGACTA GTCTTTTATAGCTGTCCGCATTTTGGCAGTAAACTTGCAGACATGCCATGGCGTATGGGCTATGTGTTTCGTCCAGCTCCTTCA ATTGGCGAATTAAGAAGTGGGTCTCCAAGACTTGTTGAGCTGAATGATTTTGTGCGTCAGCGGCACAGTAAAGGACTTCTCGATGTTCTTAGTTTTAGTGAG AGCGATGTCACACCAATTGTTGAAGGTTATGGTGGTTGGGCATTTCGAGCGGAGATAGTCCCAATCGAATCCGCATACCCAGGATATGGGGAGCTTGTC GTTCTACAGAACACTGACCATATAAACTCGTGTAAACCGGTGAACAAGAATGATCCTTCATACGCCGAGACTCTGGCATTTTTGGAGAAAAGCTTGAAATCACGGGGCAAAAGAgcagaatcctag